The DNA sequence GAATTCGCGCTTCACGCTCGCCGGCGGGAAGTACCAGTTGCCCTCGATCTTGACCAGGTCGGCTTCGTCCGCCTCAGCGATGACCGTGCCGTTCAGATGCGCCTTCATGATTCCTCCTCGAGGCGCTCACGGCGCCTGGATCAGTGCGCAGCACGAAGCCGCTTTCCGAGCGTAGCGAACCCCGTCGACACGGGATCCGTCCGACGGAATCCTTGCAATGAACCGAAATGAACGCTACGTTGCCGCGTTCACATCACCCGGGTGCCCGGCACCGGCCCGTGCACGTGCAGCGCCCGGAGACCCGCCGCGGACAGCACCACCTGCAGCTCGAGCGCCGCTTCCGCGTCCGCCGCCAGGAAGGCCAGCGTCGGACCCGAGCCGGACACCATTCCGGCCAGCGCCCCGGCCTGATCGCCGAGTTCGAGGGTCGCCCGCAGATCGGGGCGCAACGACAGCGCGGCGGCCTGGAGGTCGTTGCGGGCGTGTTCGGCGAGGGCCACCGGGTCTCCGGCGCGCAGCGCCTTCAGGACGCCGGGGTCGACTGCCGGCGTCCGCACGCGCGAGAGCGCCCCGTGGTCTGCTCGCAGCACGTCCAGGTGCGCGTAGACCTCCGGTGTGGACAGTCCCCCCTCGGCCGGCACCACGACCCAGTCGAAGCGTCCCCGCACCAGCGCCGCACTCAGTTCGTCGCCGCGACCGGTGCCGACCGCGGTGCCGCCCATGAGGGCGAACGGCACGTCCGCACCGAGTCGGGCGGCGAGCTGGTGCAACGTCGCGGCTCCCAGGTCCGTGCCCCAGAGCGCGTCG is a window from the Microbacterium lacus genome containing:
- a CDS encoding 4-(cytidine 5'-diphospho)-2-C-methyl-D-erythritol kinase, which codes for MTHAFVADRVHVRAPGKLNLFFEVGDVQDDGYHDVASAYQAVSLFEDVWAEPADDFTIAISGTVDVSGVPADDRNLALRAARLVAQKAGYAGGVHLDVVKHVPVAGGMGGGSADAAAALVACDALWGTDLGAATLHQLAARLGADVPFALMGGTAVGTGRGDELSAALVRGRFDWVVVPAEGGLSTPEVYAHLDVLRADHGALSRVRTPAVDPGVLKALRAGDPVALAEHARNDLQAAALSLRPDLRATLELGDQAGALAGMVSGSGPTLAFLAADAEAALELQVVLSAAGLRALHVHGPVPGTRVM